A single Streptomyces sannanensis DNA region contains:
- a CDS encoding helix-turn-helix transcriptional regulator, whose protein sequence is MNVDHGGGNSNGNEPELSDSLKTFGAVLKALRDEAGLTQEEFAPRVGYSAHYIAKIEQGKRFPPADLAERAEEPLGVVAAKVLGAAARSLTRKAGLASWFHKWAGIEEDAVSLYTYECRAIPGLLQPEPYIRAIFDRRLPPLSEEQIERQVSARLERQQLLANRPNTAFSFVIEQALLERHMGGAEVSRHVLDYLLLQGQRRNVEIQVMPLRQEDHAGVDGLMYLAETPQHEWVGYSEGQQSSILITGPKDVSAMLQRYGKLRSQALGREATVSLLEQMRGAL, encoded by the coding sequence ATGAACGTTGACCACGGCGGCGGAAACAGCAACGGCAACGAACCGGAACTATCGGACAGCCTGAAGACCTTCGGGGCGGTCCTGAAAGCGCTGCGGGACGAAGCCGGTTTGACGCAGGAGGAGTTCGCACCACGGGTGGGGTACTCGGCGCACTACATCGCCAAGATCGAGCAGGGCAAACGCTTCCCGCCGGCAGACTTGGCGGAGCGAGCGGAGGAGCCGCTGGGGGTGGTCGCGGCGAAGGTACTGGGGGCGGCGGCGCGGAGTCTGACGCGGAAGGCGGGGCTGGCGTCGTGGTTCCACAAGTGGGCGGGGATCGAAGAGGATGCCGTCTCCCTGTACACGTACGAGTGCCGTGCGATCCCAGGGCTTTTGCAACCCGAACCGTACATCCGCGCGATCTTCGACCGCCGCTTGCCACCGCTGTCCGAGGAACAGATCGAGCGACAGGTGAGCGCCCGCCTGGAGCGGCAGCAGCTCCTCGCGAACCGGCCGAACACCGCATTCAGTTTCGTCATCGAACAAGCACTGCTCGAACGGCATATGGGTGGGGCCGAGGTGTCCCGCCATGTTCTGGACTACCTGCTACTGCAAGGGCAGCGCCGGAACGTAGAGATCCAGGTCATGCCTCTGCGCCAGGAAGACCATGCCGGTGTGGACGGCCTCATGTACCTGGCCGAGACCCCTCAACACGAGTGGGTGGGCTACTCCGAAGGCCAGCAGTCGAGCATCCTCATCACGGGCCCGAAGGATGTGAGCGCAATGCTTCAGCGCTATGGCAAGCTGCGGTCGCAGGCCCTCGGCCGCGAAGCCACAGTCAGCCTGCTGGAGCAGATGCGAGGAGCACTATGA
- a CDS encoding DUF397 domain-containing protein yields MSTTELAWFKSSYSGSSGDNCVEVAVPSEAVLVRDSKDIGLRPLAVSREAWAAFTMHAAHVPAS; encoded by the coding sequence ATGAGCACCACCGAACTGGCCTGGTTCAAGAGCAGCTACAGCGGCAGCTCCGGCGACAACTGCGTCGAGGTTGCCGTTCCCTCGGAAGCCGTCCTCGTCCGGGACTCCAAGGATATTGGACTGCGGCCGCTCGCTGTGTCACGCGAGGCGTGGGCGGCATTCACCATGCACGCGGCACACGTGCCCGCCTCCTGA